CGGCGGCGTCCACCAGGGGCCAGAAGCGGGCGCGGTTCTCGGGCATGGGCCGGACGCGGTCCGGCGACCAGGCCTTGCGGGTGCGCACGATGAGCTTCCAGTCATCACCCGCGGGCTTGTCCGAGAGGTGGATGACGCCCTGTTCGTCGATGAGGCGGTAGATATCGGCCGCCACCGGCGCGGCCGCGGCCAGCAGTGCGGGCAGGAGCAGTGCCGGGATGCGGGTGCCCGGTGGTCGGGGGCGTTCCCGGGATCCGGCGGTCCCGATCATGTCACGGGCTAGGAGCGGTAGCCGACGGTTCGTCAGACCGGCCGGTCACGGGCACCGGGGGCTCCGGCTCGGGAAACTTGTAGCGTCGGATCTCGGCGATGAGGCCGAAGACGGGGTGGTCCACGTAGTGGATCTCGCCGGAGCGCATGCGCCGGCTCTGGCTGAGGCGAAAGACGGCATTGGCCGGCCGGGGCGCGGCTGCGCCGCCGTCCGCCGCCGCCGGCGTATCGACCGGGCCTGTCTCATCGGGTCGTCCCGGGGGGATGTCCCGGGCGTAGACCAGGTCGGCGCGGAGATGCAGGTAACGGGACAGGTGGACCCGCAGGGTTCCTTCCAGCAGCGGCGCTTCGTTGGGCGGGCCGACGCGCACCAGGATGGAGGTGGCGTGCCGCTCGTCGCGCCCGGCCTGGCGCCAGGCCATGTGGACCAGGGGCTCATAGGTCGATGAACGCCTGAGGGCGCGCACGATGCCCGTGAGCTGGCGTCCACCGGCGGTGGCGGGGAGGAGGGGCGACATTTTGCCGGCGGCGGTGTCCACCAGGGGCATGCCGTCCGGTGTCAGGGGCACGGCGGCGGTGAGGTCCGGCCGGCCGGGGGCCTCGGGCCAGATCTCCTCACCGAGTCCCGCGGTCCCCTTATGGGCGAATACCACCACCTCCACCGTGAACCACGGGATAGCGGGGGCATCCTGGGCCGGCGCGGCCCCGGGCGCCAGCCAGGCCATGACCGCCATGAGCAGGGGAGGGAATCGTCGGGACCTTGCCATGGCGCGGATCATAACCCGTCACGCCACCGCGGTGGTGGTGAGGCGATCGAAGACCCCTTCCAGGGCGTGGATGCGGCTGTCCAGGTCCGGCATGTCTCCGAGAAGACGCAGGCGGTCGCCGCCCTCGAGACGAAACTCGCCGGGGCGGTCCTGGATGAGGTTGATGATGGCCACGGGATCCACGTTGGGCTGCTCGTCGAAGATGATGCGCCCGCCGGCGTTGCCCACGTCCACCTTGCGTACGCCCAGAGGCGTCGCCCGGAGCTTGAGCTGGGTGATGCGGAACAGGGTCTGGGTCTGCTCCGGCAGCAGGCCGAAGCGGTCGATCATCTCCACCTTGAGGTCCTTTAGGGCCGCCAGGGAGTCGGCGGCGGCGATGCGCTTGTACATGATGAGGCGGGTGTGGACGTCGGGCACGTAGGTCTCGGGGATGATGGCCGGGATGTGGAGGTCCACCTCGGTGCCATGGTCCAGCGGGCGGTCGAGCTGAGGACTGCGGCCGGCCTTGAGGGCCGCCACGGCGCGCTCCAGCAGATCGGCGTACATGGAGAAGCCCACCTCATGGATCTGGCCGCTCTGGTCCTGGCCCAGCAGTTCGCCGGCGCCGCGGATCTCCAGGTCGTGGGTGGCCAGGGTGAAGCCCACCCCCAGGTCCTCGAGGGACTCCACCGCCTCCAGCCGCTTCACGGCGTCCGCGGTCATGGCCTTGGGATGGGGCACCAGCAGGTAGGCGTAGGCGCGGTGGTGGGAGCGCCCCACGCGGCCACGCAACTGGTGGAGCTGGGCCAGGCCGAAGCGGTCGGCGCGGTTGATGACGATGGTGTTGGCGGTGGGGATGTCGATGCCGGTCTCGATGATGGTGGTGCACACCAGCACGTTGAATCGCCGGTGGTAGAAATCCAGCATCACCCGCTCCAGATCGCGTTCCGGCATCTGGCCGTGGGCGATGCCCACCGCGGCCTCGGGCACCAGTTCCGCCAGCTCGCGGGCGATGCGCGGGATGGTGTCCACCTCGTTGTGAAGGAAGAACACCTGGCCGCCGCGCCGCAACTCGCGCTGGCAGGCCTCGCGCACCACGGTGTTGTCCCACTGCTGGACGAAGGTCTTGATGGACAGCCGCTTGGCCGGCGGCGTGGCGATGAGGGACAGGTCGCGCATGCCCGACATGGCCATGTTGAGGGTGCGGGGGATGGGGGTGGCGGTGAGGGTGAGGATGTCCACCTCCGCCCGCAGGGCCTTGAAGCGCTCCTTGTGGCGCACCCCGAAACGGTGTTCCTCGTCGATCACCACCAGGCCCAGGTTCTTGAAGTGGATGTCGCTGCCCAGCAGCTTGTGGGTGCCGATGATGATGTCCACGCGACCGTCCGTCAGGGCCTTGAGGGTGGCCGTCTGTTCCTTCTTGGAACGGAAGCGCGACAGATGTTCGATGCGCACCGGCCAGTCGGCGAAGCGGTCACGGAAGTTCTGGTAGTGCTGTTGGGTGAGCAGGGTGGTGGGCACGAGGACGGCGACCTGGCGGCCGCCCTGCACGGCGATGAACGCGGCGCGCATGGCCACCTCGGTCTTGCCGAAGCCGACGTCGCCGCACACCAGGCGGTCCATGGGGCGGTCGGCGCGCATGTCGGCCACCACCTGCTCGATGGCCGTCTGCTGGTCCGGGGTCTCCTCGAAGGGAAAGGCCTGGGCGAAGGCGCGGTAGTGGCCGTCGTCGATGTCGAAGGCATGGCCGGGGCGGGCGGCGCGGCGGGCCTGGAGGTCCAGCAGCTCGGCGGCCACGTCCCAGGCCTTCTCGGCGGCCTTGCGCCTGGCCTTCTGCCACTGGCCGCTGCCCAGGCGGTGCAGGGGAGCGGTGTCGGGGTCCGTGCCGGTGTAGCGGCTGATGAGATGCAGCGAGGACACCGGCACGTAGAGCTTGTCGCCGCCGGCGTATTCCAGGTGCAGGAACTCGTTGGTCATGCCCCCCACGTCCAGGGTGGTGAGGCCGAGGTAGCGGCCGACGCCGTGGTCCTCGTGCACCACGGCGGCGCCCTCCCGCAACTCCGTGAGGTTACGCACCACCGCCTCGGCGTCCCGCGAGGGTGCGCCGCGGCGCCGGCTCTGGGCGGCGCGGGCACCGAAGAGCTGGGACTCGGTGACCACCGCCAGGGGCGGTTCCTCGATGACGACGCCCTGTTCCAGCTCGGCCACTGCGATGGCCAGGGCCATGTCGCCGGCGACGAAGGCCTGCCAGTCCGCCACCACCTCCGGGCGCAGGCCATTGTCGGCGAAGGTCTCCAGCAGGGCCTCGCGGCGTCCGGCGCTCTCGGCCGCCAGCAGGATGCGCCCGCCGAAGGTATCCCGGAAGCGCTTGAAGTGGTCGAGGGGGTCCGGGGCCCGCGCCTCCACCGGCAGGGCGACGGGGGCGCGGGTGGCGAAGTTGGCGGCCTCGGCGGCCGGGTCCTCGAAGGTGGAGAGGTCGACCCGGGGCAGGCGGTTCAGTCGTGCCTCGATGTCCTCCGGCCCCAGGAACAGGCGCGCGGGCTCGAGGAGGGGTTGCTCGCGGTCATGGCGGCGGTTCTCGTAGCGCTCCGCGGCCTCCCGCCAGAAGGCCTCCGCACCCGCTGCGGCCTCCCCGAGCACTATCGCCAGGCTGTGGTCCGGCAGGTAGTCGAACAGAGTCTGGGTGTCATCGAAAAACAGCGGCAGGTAGTACTCCACTCCCGGTGGCGCATGGCCGTTGGAGACATCCCGGTAGATGCCGCAGCTGCTGGGGTCGCCCTCGAACTCACGCCGCCAGGCCTGGCGGAAGGTGGCGATGGCGTCCTCGTCCAGGGGGAACTCCCGGGCCGGCAGCAGGCGGACGGAATCCACCCGCTCCAGTGAACGCTGAGTCTCGGGATCGAACTGGCGCAGGGTCTCGATCTCGTCGTCGAAGAGGTCGATGCGGTAGGGCGCGGAACTGCCCATGGGGAAGAGGTCGAAGATGGCGCCCCGCACGGCGAATTCCCCGTGCTCCATCACCTGGCTCACGCAGCGGTAGCCGCTCCTCTCCAGGCGCTCGCGCATGGACTCCACGTCGAAGCGCTGGCCGCGGTCCAGCACCAGGCTGTGGCCGTCGATGTGGCTGCGGGGCGGCAGGCGCACCATCAGGGTGTTCGCCGGCACCACCAGCACTCCCCGCTCCAGTCCCGCCAGGCGTACCAGCACCGACAGGCGCTCGGAGATGATGTCCTGGTGGGGCGAGAAGGGGTCGTAGGGCAGGGTCTCCCAGTCCGGAAAATGCAGCACCGGCAGGTCGTCATCGGCGTCGCCGAAGAAGCGTATCTCCGCCTCCAGGCGCGCCGCCGCCAGGGAATCCGGCGCCACCACCAGCAATGGGCCGTTGTGCTCCGCGGCGGCGCGGGCAATGGCCAGGCCGCCGGCACCGCCGTACAGCCGGCTCCAGTGGACCGGATGGCCGGCGCGGTCCGGGCTCGGGGGATAAAATGGATTCAGCACTGGATCTAGGGGCTGATAGCTGCGGGTTGCGTCAGGGCTGCAATCCCTTGTGGCTGCCGTCGCAGTAAGGTGGAGTGGCCGTCTGCTTGCAGGCGCAGTAGCCGCGCTTGCGCTGCTCGGTCACGGTGAACATCAACGGCGTGATGTCCGTGCCCGCATGGGAGCCGTCACAAAACGGTTGGTTGCGGGAGCGGCCACAGGCGCACCAGAAATAGTCGCCGGGCTCGAGTTCCAGCACGTAAGGCGTGGTGCCGGCACAACGGGGGTCGGGCATTTCATCCTCCTGTATGGCATCGCGATGGGGTCTCGAGGAGCGGGATCTTAGCAGGATGGGACGGTGGAAAGCCCCTGCCGGGAGGATGAAATGCCAATTTTTAATTTTTAATTTTTAATTGCTGTGGCGCGTCGCTGCGCTTGCGCCTCTCTTTTAAGTGAAACTGACTGATTGAACCGCTTGCCCGGACATTAAACGATGGCCTTGGGGTTCAAGGACTTGCGAGCGCCAGCGAGCGCATTAATTAAAAATTCAAAATTCGTGCAGCGTAAGGCGCTAGCGTATTTCTTCGATGGTGAAATGCTTCTCCGGTACCTGCGGGATCAGCAGCGCGTAGCCTTGCTGCTGCCAGTGGACCAGCTCGGTCATGGCGGACGGCGCCACTTCGATGAAGTCCTGGAGATCCGCCGGCGTGTAGCCGTAATCCTCCGCCGCCAGCCCGCATACTCTGAATTTGACGCCCAACTGGGCGTAGTATTTCATGCGGTCCACGATGGTCTTGTACTTGTCATAGTTCCGATTGGCAACGGTGACCAGCTCGGTGCCATGGATGACCACCACGATGTTCATGAACTCCGGCGCCATGCCGTAGGGCTCTTCCATCAGCGGGTTGATGAAGGCACGTAGCCAGTGCAGGGCACCGGCGGCCTTCTCGGGACGGTCGAAGTAGAATTCGACGACCACCTTGGGGTCTTCGTAGGGCGGTTCCACCACGGTGGCACCGCCGCCTTCCGCGCGGGCCCCGGGAAGGGCGGCCAGCAGCAGGGTGAGAACCACAAGCGAGCGCCGGAGCCAAGACGCCGCCAGTGGCGACCGCAGTGCCGCGGTGTGTCCGATGCCGGATATCTTCATGGGCGTTACTCTCCCCGAGGGCGCCGTCCGTTCGGTGTCGGGCTGAAGCCCGACCTTGTATGTTGGAGTTATCTGGCATGTTAGGTTTTTTGCCAGACACCGGGGAAGCCGTCCCGACCTGGAGGCAGGAAGTTTCTGACCTCGCGCGTAGATGGGCTCCCCGCCTCATTGCCGATTTCGAGGAGTATCGGGAAGCCAGCCTGGCTGGACTTCGTATCACAAGGTCGAACCGGCAAGAAATGCGAGGTCGGGGAACCGGTGATCAGTGTGACGCAACCGACCCCAGAAGGGAAAGGAGGAACAACGATGAGCGTTTATATCGGCATTGATGTCGCCGCACGCTCCTTCGACTTGCTCTGCCGTCGTGACGGCAAGAACAGTAAGGTCTACACCTTCCCACAGACTGCCCAAGGTCACGCCCAGGCGATCCGCAAGCTGCAGGCGCTGCAACCGGCGGGCATCGTGCTGGAGGCCACTGGCATCTACTACCTGGACCTCGCGCTGGCCCTGCACGAGGCCGGGCTGCCGGTGTCCGTGATCAACCCGCGCAGCTTCCGGCATTTCGCCGAAATTACGCTGCGCGGCAGTAAGACCGACCCGCTCGACACCGCCCTGTTGGCCGAATACGCCGAACGCATGACGCCTAGGCGCTGGACCCCGCCGCCATCGACCTATCGGGCCCTACGCGACTTCGGCCGGCATCTCAACCGCCTAATGGACGCGCGGACCCAGGCCAAGAACCACCTGCACGCCCTGAAGGCGCAACGGGGCACGCCAGCCCTGCTGATCGAGGATGCCGAGGAAAGCATCGCTCAACTGGACCAACGCATCGAACGGGTGCAACAAGCGGCCCAGGACTTGATCCAGCAGACCCCCGAGCTGGCGCAACATCAGGCCCATCTCTGTGCCGCCACCGGCCTCGCGGCAGCCAGCAGCCTGGCTCTGCTGGCCGAGCTATCCACACTGCCCAGGGACCTGAAGGCCAAACAAGTCGCTCGTCATGCTGGGCTGGACGTGCGCCTGCATGAGTCGGGCTCTAGCGTCCATCGACCCGGGCGCCTAGCCAAGACCGGCAATGCCTACCTGCGTAGCGCCCTGTACATGCCAGCGATGGTGGCGATCGTGCATGACCCGTATGCCAAGGCGTTCTATAACGCTCTGGTGGCCCGGGGCAAAAAGCGGATCCAAGCCTTGTGCGCCGTCATGCGCAAGTACCTCACCGGAATCTGGGCCTGCATGCAGCATGATCAGCCTTTCGACTCCTCCAAGCTGTTTAGCGATCAGCATCTCCAAACCGCTTGACAGGAAACGGAGTATCTACAGATACACCCCCGCCGCCTGTTCCTTCGGCACGAATGTAGGTCGGGATTCATCCCGACATTAACGCCCGCCGCGCACACCACGGGCCGGGCCGGAACCTCCCGCAGGCTGTCGGGCTGAAGCCCGACCTACAGATACACCCTCACCGCCTGTTCCTTCGGCACGGATGTAGGTCGGGATTCATCCCGACATCCCGGCCCGTAGATGCGCCCAGCGCCTGTTCCTTCGGCACGAATGTAGGTCGGGATTCATCCCGACATTAACGCCCGCCGCGCACACCACGGGCCGGGCCGGAACCTCCACCGCTGACTGTCGGGCTGAAGCCCGACCTACAAAAACGAAGCCCGACCTACAGATACACCCCCACCGCCGGTTCCTTCGGCACGAATGTAGGTCGGGATTCATCCCGACATCCGGGGGGTTAGCGATAGTAGGGCTGGCGCATCTGGTTGAACTGCTGGCGGTAGTAGCTGACCGCACTGATGCCGTTGGCCGTGACGTCGAAGACCTTCCAGCCGGAGTTGCCGCGGTAGAAGCGGAACTGCAGGCGTACCGGCTGCTCGTACATGGAACCTCGCACCAGGGCCCCCACGGCGACCTGACGGGCGTCGCGTCGCACGCGGGAACCGAAGATATCGATACGGGGCGGCGGGTTGGACAGGGCCTTGAGGTTCTTGGCCAGGGCGCTGAAGAACATGCCCTTGAGGCGCTGGGTGAACTCGCTCTTCTGACCCTCGCTCATCTGGTCATAGCCGCGCCCCAGTACCCAGCGGGACATGAGCGGAAAGTCGAAGTAGGGCGCGATCTCGTTATCCAGGAAGGCGAGCAGTTCCTGAGGGTCGAGGCTGCCCTGGGATAGGAAGCCCTGCATGCGGTCGAGTCCCTGGCGCAGTATCTGCTCGGGTGTCTCCACCTCAGAAGGGGCCTGGGCCGGGCGCGCCATGGGGGCGCCCTGGGGGGCGTAACCGGGGTGGTAGGCGCGAGCCCCGTAGGGTTGGGCCTGGGCCGCGGTTGCCGCGAACAAGAGCACTGCCGTAGCTGCCAGAAATGGCTTTTTCATGGTTTCTCCTTCCTCGTTAACGTGAAAGTCGCGAAGCACGGACTCCCCCTCTCCCTCTGGGAGAGGGATGGGGTGAGGGAACGAACATGGCGATACGCGCTCCTCTTTCATCATCTTGGGCGGCGCGTATCGCCATGAGAGTTAAGATTGCGTCGGTCGGTCGGGGACGGGGCAGGCAACGTTTCCGGCCCGCCCGCGTTCGCCGCCAAAGATGCGGCGCCCCACCATCCCCATACCTTAACCGGACACCGGCGCGATAGCCATGGTGCCGGCTCGGGGGCAGGCCGTGCGATGGGGAGCGCTCAGAGGTCGCCCACCAACTCCTCGAGTTCGAATTCGAAGACGATATCGTCGCCGTCGCTGTCGATGCGCACATGGCCGCCCTTCTCGAGCTTACCAAAGAGCAGCTCTTCGGCCAGCCCTTTCTTTATCTTCTCCTGGATGAGCCGGGCCATGGGCCGCGCACCCATGAGGGGGTCGTAGCCGTTGGCGGCCAGCCAGGCCCGCGCCTCCTCGGACACCTCGAGGGTGACGTTCTTGTCCTGGAGCTGGGCCTCCAACTCGAACACGAACTTGTCCACGACGCTGCCGATGGTGGCGGGGTCCAGGGGCTTGAAGTTGACGATGGCATCCAGGCGGTTGCGGAACTCCGGTGTGAAGGTCTTCTCAATGGCCTCCCTGGAGTCCCCGGAGTGGTCCTGCCGGGTGAAGCCAATGGAGGCCCGGCTCAGGCGCTCGGCGCCCGCGTTGGTGGTCATCACCAGGATGACGTTGCGGAAGTCCGCCTTGCGGCCGTTGTTGTCGGTGAGGGTACCGTGGTCCATGACCTGCAGCAGCAGATTGAACACGTCCGGGTGGGCCTTCTCGATCTCGTCCAGCAACAGCACCGAGTGGGGATGCTTGTTGATGGCATCGGTGAGCAGCCCGCCCTGGTCGAAGCCCACGTAGCCCGGCGGGGCACCGATGAGCCGGGATACCGTGTGGCGCTCCATGTACTCGGACATGTCGAAGCGCACCAGCTCGATGCCCATGATGCGGGCCATCTGGCGGGTCACCTCGGTCTTGCCCACGCCGGTGGGGCCGGCGAACAGGAAGGAGCCGATGGGCTTGTCCTGGTTGCCGAGGCCGGAGCGGGTCATCTTGATGGCCGTTCCGAGGGTGGAGATGGCTTCCTCCTGGCCGTAGACCACCATCTTGAGGTCACGCTCAAGGTTGCGCAGTACATCCTTGTCGTTGCGGGACACGCTCTTTTCGGGGATGCGGGCCATCTTGGCGACGATGGATTCCACCTCGCCCACGCCGATGGTCTTGCGGCGTCGCGACGGTGGTATCAGGCGCTGGCGGGCGCCGGCCTCGTCGATGATGTCGATGGCCTTGTCCGGCAGGTGGCGGTCGTTGATGTAACGGTCCGCCAGCTCGGCGGCGGTGCGCAGGGCCTGGCGGGAGTATTTCACCTGGTGGTGCTCCTCGAAGCGAGACTTGAGGCCCTCGAGGATCTTCACCGTGTCGTCCACCGATGGCTCGCTGATGTCGATCTTCTGGAAACGCCGGGCCAGGGCGCGGTCCTTCTCGAAGATGCCGCGGTATTCCTGGTAGGTGGTGGAGCCCACGCACTTGAGTTCGCCCGAGGCCAGCATGGGCTTGATGAGGTTGGAGGCGTCCATGACGCCGCCGGAAGCGGCGCCGGCACCGATGATGGTGTGGATCTCGTCGATGAACAGGATCGCTCCTTCCTCCTTGCGGAGCTGGGCCAGCAGGGCCTTGAGGCGCTTCTCGAAGTCGCCGCGGTACTTGGTGCCGGCGAGCAGGGCCCCGAGGTCGAGGCTGTAGATGACGGCATTGGAGAGGATCTCCGGCACCGCCCCGTCCACCACCATCTTGGCCAGGCCCTCGGCGATGGCGGTCTTGCCGACCCCCGCCTCGCCCACGAACAGGGGGTTGTTCTTGCGCCGCCGGCACAGGATCTGCACCGTGCGCTGGACCTCGTCGCGGCGCCCGATGAGAGGGTCTATCTTGCCCAGCAGGGCCTGCTCGTTGAGGTTGATGGCGTAGTTTTCCAGGGGGCTGTTGGAGCCGCCCTCGGCAGGCTTCTCGTCGTCGCCGGCCAGACCCGCATCCTCGCTCTCCTCGGCCCCGGATACCTTGGAGATGCCGTGGGAGAGGAACTTCACCACGTCGAGGCGGGAGATGTCCTGTTTGGACAGGAAGTATACGGCCTGGGACTCCCGCTCGCCGAAGATGGCCACCAGCACGTTGGCGCCCGTGACCTCCTTCTTGCCCGATGACTGGACGTGGAAGACCGCCCGCTGCAGCACCCGCTGAAAGCCCAGGGTGGGCTGGGTCTCGCGGTCCTCGTCCGGCCCCAGCAGGGGGGTGTTCTGGTCGACGAATTCCAGCAGCTCGGCGCGCAGGCGCTCCAGATCCGCACCGCAGGAGCGCAGCACCCTGGAGGCCGCAGGCTCGTCCACCAGGGCCAGCAGCAGGTGTTCCACCGTGACGAACTCATGGCGCTTGTCACGGGCCGCCCTGAAGGCGGAATTCAGCGTGTATTCGAGTTCTTTGCTCAACATGTGGGCGCTCCAGAGTCAGTCACCGGCTCAGGCCGGTTCCATGGTGCACAGCAGCGGATGCTGGTGTTCACGGGAATGCATATTCACCTGGTGGACCTTCGTTTCGGCGATCTCCCGCGTGTACTGCCCGCAGGTGCCCCGCCCCTCGGTGTGGATCTGCAACATGATGCGTGTCGCCTTGTCCCGTGGCAGGTTGAAGAAGGTCTCCAGGATCTCGACGACGAAATCCATGGGCGTGTAGTCGTCGTTCAACAAAATCACGTTGAACAGGGGGGGAACCTTGAGTTTTGGCCGCGCCTTTTCTACGGCGAGGTCATCGTCATTGATGCGTTCCGGTAAATCAGCCATGGGAGTTACGGTGTCTCTCTTGTCTCTGAAATTGACGGCGCGCGGCGCAGGGAGTTCCCCCCGTCGCACTCTTCCTACCGGAATAAGGATAGTAGGAGATGGGGCCGCTGCGAAGGGGGCGCCGGAAATCGGCGCAAGCGACTGGGCCTGGCGCCGGATGCCGGCGACGAACCCAGTCTAGGCAGGCCCCGGGGGGCTTTGCAGGGTCAATCCATGTGGTTAATGAGGGCGTCGCCGAAGCCGGAGCAGCTGAGGAGCGTGGCGCCCTCCATGAGGCGTTCGAAGTCGTAGGTCACGTGTTTGGCCGCGATGGCCCCGCCCATGCCCTTGACGATGAGGTCCGCGGCCTCCGTCCAGCCCATATGGCGCAGCATCATCTCGGCGGACAGAATGAGACTGCCCGGATTCACCTTGTCCTGGCCGGCGTACTTGGGGGCCGTGCCATGGGTGGCCTCGAACATCGCCGTGGTGTCGGAGATGTTGGCGCCGGGGGCGATGCCGATGCCTCCCACCTGGGCCGCCAGGGCGTCCGAGATGTAGTCGCCGTTGAGGTTCATGGTGGCGATGACGCTGTAGTCCTCGGGGCGTAGCAGGATCTGTTGCAGAAAGGCGTCGGCGATGACGTCCTTGATCACTATCTCCTTGCCCGTGCTGGGGTTTTTCAGGGTGCACCAAGGCCCGCCGTCGATGGGTTCGGCGCCGAATTCGTGGCGGGCGAGGGCGTAGCCCCAGTCCTTGAAGGCCCCCTCGGTGAATTTCATGATGTTGCCCTTGTGCACCAGGGTCACCGAGGGCCTGTCGTTGTCGATGGCGTATTGGATGGCTTTACGTACCAGCCGCTCCGTACCCTCCCGGGAAACGGGTTTGATGCCGATGCCGCTGGTCGCAGGGAAGCGGATCTTCTTGACCCCCAGATGCTCCTGCAGGAATTCGATGAGCCGGATGGCCTCGGGGCTCTCGGCGGCCCACTCGATGCCGGCGTAGATGTCCTCCGAGTTCTCGCGGAAGATCACCATGTCCGTCTTCTCCGGCGCCTTGAGGGGACTGGGGGTGCCGGGGTAGTAGCGGATGGGGCGCAAGCACACGTAGAGGTCCAGATGCTGGCGCAGGGCCACGTTGAGGGAGCGGATGCCGCCACCGACGGGGGTGGTGAGGGGCCCCTTGATGGAGACCACGCAGTCCTGCACCGCCTCGAAGGTCTCGTCGGGCAGCCAGGTGTCGTCGCCATAGAGCGCCACGGCCTTCTCGCCGGCATAGACCTCCATCCATGCGATGGCGCGCCGGCCACCGTAGGCCTTGGCTACCGCCGCATCCACCACCTTGCGCATCACCGGGGTAATGTCCACGCCGATGCCGTCACCCTCGATGAAGGGGATGATGGGACGGTCGGGGATGTGCAGGGTCTGATCGGGATTGACCTTGATGGTCTCGCCGCCGGCGGGAATCTGGATATGTTGGAAGCTCATGATTAGTCGTCCTGGAGGTCGGGATAAAGTGTGAAATTTAACCGCAGTTTAACATGGTGTCCCGGCGAGGATGCCCGAGTAATCCAGGACGGGTGGTCCCTGCGGGCGCAATGGTCACTATCCGGCTCGGGGTGATGGCGCCCTGGATACCGGGTTAACGTAAAAGTCGCGAAGCACGAACTCCCCCTCTCCCTCTGGGACAAATCCGTCGGGAACGGATTTGAACGCGCCTTGGCGCGGCCCGCAGGGCGAAGGGCAGGATGCCCGGAGTACAGGGCTGGGGTGAGGGAACGAACATGGCGATACGCGCTCCTCTTTCATCATTTCGGGTGGCGCGTATCGCCATGAGAGTTAAGCCCGGCAGGACGGTTGAGGAGGCCGGCCTGCCGGTGTAAGTGGCCAGCGCCGGATACGGAGGTGGCCGGTACGGGCTCAGGTGAGCAATTCCTCCAGTACCCGCCGGTACATCAGGGCCAGGCGGTCGAGGTCCGCGATATTCACCCGTTCGTCGACCTTGTGGATGGTGGCATTCACGGGCCCCAGTTCCACCACCTCGGCGCCGGTGGGGGCGATGAAGCGCCCGTCGGAAGTGCCACCGGCCGTGGAGAGCCGGGTCGCCATGCCCGTCACCTCTTTGGTCGCCACCTTTACCGCCTCCACCAGGGGCCCCTCGGGAGTGAGGAAGGGCTCGCCGGACAGGCGCCAGTCGATGTCATGGCTTATCCCGTGGCGCCGCAGGATGGCCGCCACGCGGTCCTTCAACTCGGCGGCGGTGACGGCGGTGGAGAAACGGAAGTTGAACCACAACTCCAGGGCGCCGGGGATGACGTTGTCGGCCCCGGTGCCACCATGGATGTTGGAGATCTGGAATGTGGTGGGCGGAAAGTGCTCGCTGCCCTCGTCCCAGAGGGTGGTGGTGAGTTCCAGCAGGGCGGGGGCGAGGGTGTGGATGGGGTTGTCGGCCAGGTGCGGATAGGCCACGTGGCCCTGGGTGCCGTGCACCGTGAGCCGCCCGCCGAGGGAGCCGCGGCGCCCGTTCTTGACCGTGTCGCCGGCCCGCTCGGTGCTGGAGGGCT
Above is a window of Gammaproteobacteria bacterium DNA encoding:
- the icd gene encoding NADP-dependent isocitrate dehydrogenase, with product MSFQHIQIPAGGETIKVNPDQTLHIPDRPIIPFIEGDGIGVDITPVMRKVVDAAVAKAYGGRRAIAWMEVYAGEKAVALYGDDTWLPDETFEAVQDCVVSIKGPLTTPVGGGIRSLNVALRQHLDLYVCLRPIRYYPGTPSPLKAPEKTDMVIFRENSEDIYAGIEWAAESPEAIRLIEFLQEHLGVKKIRFPATSGIGIKPVSREGTERLVRKAIQYAIDNDRPSVTLVHKGNIMKFTEGAFKDWGYALARHEFGAEPIDGGPWCTLKNPSTGKEIVIKDVIADAFLQQILLRPEDYSVIATMNLNGDYISDALAAQVGGIGIAPGANISDTTAMFEATHGTAPKYAGQDKVNPGSLILSAEMMLRHMGWTEAADLIVKGMGGAIAAKHVTYDFERLMEGATLLSCSGFGDALINHMD
- the dapE gene encoding succinyl-diaminopimelate desuccinylase; translated protein: MSTTLELAKELISRASVTPEDAGCQGLLGERLAAMGFELEPMGFGEVSNLWARRGETEPLFCFAGHTDVVPPGPADQWRYPPFSPAVHGGELWGRGAADMKGSLAAMVTACEAFVAAHPDHQGSIAFLITSDEEGPSVDGTVKVVEALEARGEAIRWCLVGEPSSTERAGDTVKNGRRGSLGGRLTVHGTQGHVAYPHLADNPIHTLAPALLELTTTLWDEGSEHFPPTTFQISNIHGGTGADNVIPGALELWFNFRFSTAVTAAELKDRVAAILRRHGISHDIDWRLSGEPFLTPEGPLVEAVKVATKEVTGMATRLSTAGGTSDGRFIAPTGAEVVELGPVNATIHKVDERVNIADLDRLALMYRRVLEELLT
- the clpA gene encoding ATP-dependent Clp protease ATP-binding subunit ClpA — translated: MLSKELEYTLNSAFRAARDKRHEFVTVEHLLLALVDEPAASRVLRSCGADLERLRAELLEFVDQNTPLLGPDEDRETQPTLGFQRVLQRAVFHVQSSGKKEVTGANVLVAIFGERESQAVYFLSKQDISRLDVVKFLSHGISKVSGAEESEDAGLAGDDEKPAEGGSNSPLENYAINLNEQALLGKIDPLIGRRDEVQRTVQILCRRRKNNPLFVGEAGVGKTAIAEGLAKMVVDGAVPEILSNAVIYSLDLGALLAGTKYRGDFEKRLKALLAQLRKEEGAILFIDEIHTIIGAGAASGGVMDASNLIKPMLASGELKCVGSTTYQEYRGIFEKDRALARRFQKIDISEPSVDDTVKILEGLKSRFEEHHQVKYSRQALRTAAELADRYINDRHLPDKAIDIIDEAGARQRLIPPSRRRKTIGVGEVESIVAKMARIPEKSVSRNDKDVLRNLERDLKMVVYGQEEAISTLGTAIKMTRSGLGNQDKPIGSFLFAGPTGVGKTEVTRQMARIMGIELVRFDMSEYMERHTVSRLIGAPPGYVGFDQGGLLTDAINKHPHSVLLLDEIEKAHPDVFNLLLQVMDHGTLTDNNGRKADFRNVILVMTTNAGAERLSRASIGFTRQDHSGDSREAIEKTFTPEFRNRLDAIVNFKPLDPATIGSVVDKFVFELEAQLQDKNVTLEVSEEARAWLAANGYDPLMGARPMARLIQEKIKKGLAEELLFGKLEKGGHVRIDSDGDDIVFEFELEELVGDL
- the clpS gene encoding ATP-dependent Clp protease adapter ClpS, which produces MADLPERINDDDLAVEKARPKLKVPPLFNVILLNDDYTPMDFVVEILETFFNLPRDKATRIMLQIHTEGRGTCGQYTREIAETKVHQVNMHSREHQHPLLCTMEPA